The sequence aacaattaaattagaatattttacaatttttaagatattaaAACATGTTAAACAAACGATATCACCATCAAttcaaaatcttttaatgacTCAATTCAATTTACCGCCACCTTATTCATTCATTACACCTGGTAAATGTATACCGATTTTACAGATATTcctattaaaagatttaaatgaaaattatcaaCGTGATAGTCACTTAAAATTAGAAGAATCCTTAAagaaacaaattttattacttttaagAAATTATGGTTTATTTACAAGtgtttcaaattatttaggtacaaataaaaaagaaactactaccaccaccaccaccactaattCAATGGTaccaataaatataaatactcaacaacaacaacaacaacaacaacaacaacaacaacaacaacaacaacaacaacaacaacaacaacaacaacaacaacaacaacaacaacaacaacaacaaattccaCCAGGTCCAACAACAGTGgtacagcagcaacaacaaccactatttttaattgaattaaatagaCCATTGGTTAGATTATTAAGATTGTATCAAATATCTAGTAATACAATTCAAACATTGTTTAATCAAGATTTAAATACATTAGCATTTCCAAAACAGTTTAGATATTATTCACAATTAGTTTCAACCTATGAAGCTAATCACCATAATATTCCATTAGCATGtataaatagttttaaaactttattagTAAATtcgaaattaaaattatttgattatcaACAATGGGaactaataatttcaaatttatcaaatctATTTGATAGTTTATCAAGTAactcttcatcatcatcatcatcatcatcatcatcatcatcatcatcatcatcatcatcatcatccagTGGTACCACTAAagatcatcatcaacatcatcaacatcaacaacaccaccatcaacaacaaaaagatttaaatgaattaaagaaatttattgatacagatttaacattttcaaaGAAACTATGTAGaatgaataataaacaatcaatGGAACAATATCAAGAGAATTTACCAATTTCCTATGGAACTAAAATTCATTGTAGTAGAGTTGCAAAAGCTATTAAAACCATTTGTTTCAATGCTAGTGGTCCTGCTTTGGAATTTAGTATCGACTATTTACGTATGGAATGTGACCAAATTTGGAAACGTGGTAAAAGATTATGTGAAGCTGAAAGTTTATCTGGTAGAATTTGTACTTTAAAAACTCACAATGTCCCACCTTTACCAAATAGTTGTATGCCACCTCCTCCAACCCTAGttttatcaccaccaccattacaattattattgttatcaaaagatattggaggtagtagtagtaatattaaCGGTATTAGtaatattgtaaataatagtagtttatcctcttcttcttcacctttgttatcatcatcatcgtcatcaatatcatcatcaacatcaacatcaaatatAATTGAAACAAGAGTACATCAATCAGGTTATAGAACTAGAGCAACATGTAATTGTGGTAAAACAACTACTTTAAGAGAGGATATATTTGAGATTGAATATGgtaatttattgttttatcaACAATCATGTTGTAAATCAATCATTAGTTTACCTGTACCAAATACTCTTGTTAGTTATTTCCCATGTAAAAGTTATGAATTTAATAGTTATGTTACACCTTATCCTTGGTTTAGTATTTTAGATTATGGTTCATTTTCAAAGCAATCAATATCATTACCATTCAATAGTGATGCTTCATCTTTCTAtgttggtaataatgatCAATTACAAGAATGGAATTTAAGAAAGATTTTAACCATTTTTAGTAGATCTCAACCAAATAATTctcaaaagaaaattaattcaataaattcaacaaattcacctcaaatatcaataaataataataataataataataataataataataataataataataataataataataataataataataataataattttaataatgattcatgTATTGGTAGATTGTCATTTGAATATCAATGTCCAACAGGTCATAGATTTATagagaaaagaaaatcaagGAAATTCTTTGTAGAATTGATTGAGGGCGCTTCAGATGTTCCAACCTTCTTTTTCCAAAAACCAATGTTGGAAGCATGTAAACACTCTgattgtaattattattcacAATTGTGTAGAGTTTATATTAATTCTCCAATAAATGATTTAGAAATTTCTGGTAGTGTGGAAATATTTCAACATGATAAACAACCATCTGATAAATGGACTTTTGCAATGGATTCTTATGTACCATTGATAAAAGATCATTTATATTCTTTAAGAACACCATTCGTTTTTGAATATCTTTCAAAACCAGTTCAATTAAAATCTCCAAATTCAAGttgtttcattttaaatattaaaattaaatctcaattagtaaaataataaaataaataaaataaagtaaaattaaattttaatcatcattaaaaaaaaaaaaaaaaaagtggattTTCccaaacaataaaataaaataaaatagaataaaataaaataaaatataataaaaaggatgatcatttcaaataaaagagATGATCATCTTTATAACttattttaacaaatttgttatttgaaaaaatttttatttttttatttttttttttttttcatttttatttttatttttatttttttggtcacagcaaaaaaaaaaaaaaaaaaaaaaaaagcttagcaaaaatatctttttcttcaaactttttttatttttttttttaaaagtatatatttttatttttatttttatttttcacattcactttttttttttatttttattactattaaaaaaaaaaactgtaataataataataataataaataaaaaaagctgttgaaatattgattaaaaaaaaaaataaataaataaaaaaaaaaaataatcaacatttaatttttttttttttttttttttggaggTGGagtatatatttaaaactaaaaaatgtttagaaATATATTGAGTTGGTTTGATTCaacaccacaaccaccaccacaacagcAAGAGCAACAACCAGAACAACCATTGGAACCACCAAAGGTAGTATCAAAAAATGAAGCCAGAATATTGACAGATCAATTACCAGCACCAGATTCACAAAGATCACAAAGATATgatagaattaataataataaaaataacaacaatagtaATGTTGATCCATTAGgaaataaagatatttttagttCATCTCCatcaacctcaacaacaacaacaacaaaatcatcttcaacaacaacaacaacaacaacatcatcatcatcaaataaacaacaaccatTATATGAAGATGAACCACCATTAATTGTACATGAATTAACATCAAAAGGTAAAagaccaccatcaccaatatTTAAAGAGGAATCATCAagtcaattaattttagataCATGGGAAATTAATTCATCAGATGATGAatcaaattctaaaaatgatttcaaaGGTTTTATGAGTCAATTAGAATCTTCAAATTTGAATGAAAAATATATCACttcaaatatttatcaaaaatgtatgtgttttttttatttttaaaataaatttattgataattattaatttattaatataataatcattatatttcatttcattttaataatagatgaattttttcaaaaaagagATAGTGAAGAAGATTTATTCCCATCACCagaaccaattaaaaagaaacaatcaaatgatttagagaaaaatatatttgatgatgatgatgatgatgatatttttaaaaataaacagtCAACAGTTACTAAACcaaaacaaccacaacaacaacaaaaacaaccaaTAGTTAAAAAGAAAGTTGAAGAAGAATCATTATTTGGtgattcatcattatcattggaTAGTCCATTATTAGCTAGtaaatcatcaccaccaaagTCATCAGTAAATTTATCAccacaattatttaaagaggATTCATTCGATATTGATTCTTTCCTTTCAAATGATTTCgattttaaatctaaaaaatcaaataatacaacTACAGTGAAAAAAGCTGTTCctatttcaaaatcaaaaccacaacaaccaccacaaaaagaagaaattaaagaggTATCAACTCAAAaggataatagtaatagtaataataataatggttggGTATCTGTTGATGAAAAACCAAAAGAAAGATCAACAAGTAAAAGTAAAATTGGTATTCAAAAGACAGTTACtgttaaatcaaataattcatttgaaaatgatatttttgGAAGTACTACTActaatgatgatggtggtgataatgatttCTCATTTACACCTGCAActacaccatcatcatcatcatcaactaaaGCTACAActacatcaccatcatcaac comes from Dictyostelium discoideum AX4 chromosome 2 chromosome, whole genome shotgun sequence and encodes:
- a CDS encoding hypothetical protein (Similar to Multicopy Suppressor of STA10-11; Mss11p), which gives rise to MNVENNYTPQNSETRPNSKRSHKQSIPKFNHENNSQRKNVINNNNNNNNNNNNNINNSSNYANFNNIMNVNTNAKGGPCVIGVIGDSSKGKSLFLNKMAEKAVFHDIKIEFNKHTADETVKFEIYNDVEKDNVYINLSSFQDTTLFIDLWDSIQNMTPFEIEKWLEDGEFIFLKSLLFMFHICNIIFLVFENLTIKLEYFTIFKILKHVKQTISPSIQNLLMTQFNLPPPYSFITPGKCIPILQIFLLKDLNENYQRDSHLKLEESLKKQILLLLRNYGLFTSVSNYLGTNKKETTTTTTTTNSMVPININTQQQQQQQQQQQQQQQQQQQQQQQQQQQQQQQQQQIPPGPTTVVQQQQQPLFLIELNRPLVRLLRLYQISSNTIQTLFNQDLNTLAFPKQFRYYSQLVSTYEANHHNIPLACINSFKTLLVNSKLKLFDYQQWELIISNLSNLFDSLSSNSSSSSSSSSSSSSSSSSSSSSSGTTKDHHQHHQHQQHHHQQQKDLNELKKFIDTDLTFSKKLCRMNNKQSMEQYQENLPISYGTKIHCSRVAKAIKTICFNASGPALEFSIDYLRMECDQIWKRGKRLCEAESLSGRICTLKTHNVPPLPNSCMPPPPTLVLSPPPLQLLLLSKDIGGSSSNINGISNIVNNSSLSSSSSPLLSSSSSSISSSTSTSNIIETRVHQSGYRTRATCNCGKTTTLREDIFEIEYGNLLFYQQSCCKSIISLPVPNTLVSYFPCKSYEFNSYVTPYPWFSILDYGSFSKQSISLPFNSDASSFYVGNNDQLQEWNLRKILTIFSRSQPNNSQKKINSINSTNSPQISINNNNNNNNNNNNNNNNNNNNNNNNNNFNNDSCIGRLSFEYQCPTGHRFIEKRKSRKFFVELIEGASDVPTFFFQKPMLEACKHSDCNYYSQLCRVYINSPINDLEISGSVEIFQHDKQPSDKWTFAMDSYVPLIKDHLYSLRTPFVFEYLSKPVQLKSPNSSCFILNIKIKSQLVK